A window of Cellulosimicrobium protaetiae genomic DNA:
CCTGGCGGACGCGCGCGTCGAGCGCGGCGGGGTCGAGGCGCGCGGCGTCGTCGGACAGGCGCGCCGTCACCGTGGCGAGGATGCCCCGGGACATCGGCACGAGCGTCGGCGTGAACGAGATGCTCACGCCCGGCGCCCCCGCGGCCCGCAGGTTCTGCGCGATCTCGGGGATGTGCCGGTGCGACCCGCCGACGGCGTACGGCTGGGCCGACCCGATCGCCTCGGAGGCGAGCAGGTGCGGCTTGAGCGACTTGCCCGCGCCCGAGTACCCGTTCGCGAGGACGGCGACGAGGTCGCGACCCTCGACGAGACCCGCGGCGACGCCCGGCTGGATCCCGAGCGTGACCGCCGTGACGTTGCAGCCCGGCACCGCGACGCGGCGCACGCCGGCGAGCCGCTCACGCTGCTTCGTCTCGGTCGCGCCGGCCCCGGCGTCGCTCGTGAGCAGCAGCTCCGGCAGCCCGTAGGGCCACGTGCCCGCGTGCTCCGAGCCGTAGAACGACACCCAGTCCGCCGACGACTCGAGCCGGTGGTCCGCGCCCAGGTCCAGGACGAGCACGTCGTCCGGGAGCTGCGACGCGATCTCGCCCGACGCGCCGTGCGGCAGCGCGAGCACGACGACGTCGTGCCCCACGAGGTGCTCGACGGTCGTCGGCAGGAGCACGCGGTCGGCGAGGGATCGCAGGTGGGGCTGGTGCTCGCCGAGGAGCGACCCCGCGTTGCTGTGCGCCGTGACGGCGCCGATCTCCACCTCGGGGTGCCCGGCGAGCAGGCGGAGCGTCTCTCCGCCCGCGTACCCCGACGCACCCGCGACCGCGACTCTGATCGTCATATGCATCACTATACATACTTATGCAACGCCCGGGTCGAAGGTCCCGGCCCCGATACGCGTGCCGACGCCGAGACGTGGACATCCGCCCCGATCGGGCTGCCCCAGGGCGGGCACCCGCGTCTCGGCGGGATCCTCGACCGTGCACGCGACCCTAGGCTGGGGCCATGCACGCGATCGTGGCCCGCGCGGCGGGTGGCCCTGAGGTCCTCGACTACACCGAGCTGCCCGACCCGTCGCCGGGTCCCGGACAGCTCCTCGTCCGGTCCGCGGTGGCCGGCGTGAACTTCATCGACACGTACAAGCGTTCGGGCGTGTACGCGATGGAGTACCCCCACGTGGTCGGCAGCGAGGGAGCCGGTGTCGTCGCCGAGGTCGGCGCGGGCGTCGACGAGTTCGCCGTCGGCGACCGCGTCGTGTGGACCGAGGCGCCGGGGTCGTACGCGGACCTCGTCGTCGTCGACGCGGGCCAGGCGCTTCACGTGCCCGACGCCGTCACGCTCGAGGACGCGACCGCCGTCGCGCTCCAGGGCCTCACGGCGCACTACCTGTGCACGTCGTCCTACCCGGTCCGCCCGGGCGACCGCGTCCTCGTGCACGCGGGCGCGGGCGGCGTCGGGCTGCTCCTGACCCAGATGCTCGTCGCGCGGGGCGCGCACGTGGTCTCGACCGTCTCGACCCCCGAGAAGGCGGAGCTCTCGCGCGGCGCGGGGGCGGAGCACGCGATCCAGTACACGGCGTTCGCGGACCTCACCGCGGAACTGCCCGAGGTCGTGCGCGGGCTCACGGGCGGCGAGGGCGTCGCCGCGG
This region includes:
- the argC gene encoding N-acetyl-gamma-glutamyl-phosphate reductase; this encodes MHMTIRVAVAGASGYAGGETLRLLAGHPEVEIGAVTAHSNAGSLLGEHQPHLRSLADRVLLPTTVEHLVGHDVVVLALPHGASGEIASQLPDDVLVLDLGADHRLESSADWVSFYGSEHAGTWPYGLPELLLTSDAGAGATETKQRERLAGVRRVAVPGCNVTAVTLGIQPGVAAGLVEGRDLVAVLANGYSGAGKSLKPHLLASEAIGSAQPYAVGGSHRHIPEIAQNLRAAGAPGVSISFTPTLVPMSRGILATVTARLSDDAARLDPAALDARVRQAWEDAYVGEPFVRVLPAGQWPTTAMTLGANTALVQVAVDHAAGRVVTVTAIDNLVKGTAGAAVQSMNIALGLPQTAGLTTEGVAP
- a CDS encoding quinone oxidoreductase family protein is translated as MHAIVARAAGGPEVLDYTELPDPSPGPGQLLVRSAVAGVNFIDTYKRSGVYAMEYPHVVGSEGAGVVAEVGAGVDEFAVGDRVVWTEAPGSYADLVVVDAGQALHVPDAVTLEDATAVALQGLTAHYLCTSSYPVRPGDRVLVHAGAGGVGLLLTQMLVARGAHVVSTVSTPEKAELSRGAGAEHAIQYTAFADLTAELPEVVRGLTGGEGVAAVYDSVGKDTFDASLASLRRRGTLVLYGGSSGQVPPFDPQRLNAGGSLVLTRPKLADHTATRTELVERATEVLGAVAGGTLHVRVGATFPLADAADAHRALEGRATTGKVLLLPDAAAATDAGAA